The proteins below come from a single Megalops cyprinoides isolate fMegCyp1 chromosome 5, fMegCyp1.pri, whole genome shotgun sequence genomic window:
- the LOC118777701 gene encoding NXPE family member 2-like, with product MALLDPQSHAKTEQTHVNEELFVTPYKEMTVEDVMSSLRGNFPTATNFTSFQSSSSARHSVARLEQPRAQFCVGDALNVLVEMRDYRGQPKAYGGDFILARIHSPKLQASASGDVTDFRNGSYRVRFTLFWPGEVQVSVLLIHPSEAVQVLWRTGKQNYNKTEYSGNFVNGSKTEKATCGLRLNTDKPLCEYKDAEEGEYFACVQPPTLPCSFLNTMSSYNTPGPTIAEDETQLLARKDVGVQIQNNFTTVQVISCSGFFLSEDQINSCLMGKRLHLKGDSTVRQWIDYLERKLKDLKYKGRIESYLSELAVDAHRNITVQWKNHGHPWITHHSNDVNKCVYISRYLDTLDLGGDGQDIVVIGIGQHFRAFPLEFFIHRLLNIRRAILRLQARSPQTQVFIKLENTREFSSMILRLSDWYGHMQNLAQRKVFGDLKVGLVDAWDMSVATNTFAVHPNDIVVSNEVAVVLSHLCHHP from the exons ATG GCTCTTTTGGATCCTCAGAGTCATGCTAAAACTGAGCAGACACACGTGAATGAG GAGCTATTTGTTACACCATACAAAGAGATGACAGTAGAGGATGTAATGTCCTCTTTACGGGGGAATTTCCCAACAGCCACCAACTTCACCTCTTTCCAGAGCTCTTCCAGTGCCCGACACAGTGTGGCCAGACTGGAGCAGCCCAGGGCCCAGTTCTGTGTGGGAGACGCACTGAATGTGCTGGTGGAGATGAGAGACTATAGGGGACAACCAAAGGCCTATGGAGGAGACTTCATTCTGGCCCGGATCCACTCTCCAAAACTACAGGCTTCTGCATCAGGAGATGTCACTGACTTCCGCAATGGCTCCTACCGTGTGCGTTTCACCTTGTTCTGGCCTGGGGAGGTGCAGGTCTCTGTGCTTCTGATCCACCCCTCTGAGGCAGTCCAAGTCCTCTGGAGAACCGGGAAGCAGAACTACAATAAGACTGAGTACAGTGGAAACTTTGTCAATGGAAGCAAGACAGAGAAAGCTACATGTGGTCTCCGACTGAACACAGATAAACCTCTGTGTGAGTACAAAGACGCGGAGGAAGGGGAATATTTTGCTTGTGTACAACCCCCAACCCTGCCCTGCAGTTTTCTGAACACCATGTCCTCCTACAACACCCCAGGACCTACCATCGCAGAGGACGAGACGCAGCTATTGGCCAG gaAAGACGTTGGAGTTCAAATACAGAACAACTTCACCACTGTGCAGGTCATCAGTTGTTCTG GGTTCTTCCTCAGTGAAGATCAAATTAACAGCTGTCTGATGGGAAAGAGACTCCATCTCAAGGGTGACTCCACTGTGCGTCAGTGGATAGATTATTTGGAAAGAAAGCTTAAAG atctcAAGTATAAAGGTAGAATTGAATCTTATTTATCTGAGCTGGCTGTTGATGCCCATAGGAACATCACTGTTCAGTGGAAAAATCACGGGCATCCCTGGATCACTCATCACAGCAATGATGTAAacaagtgtgtgtacatttcgAGATATTTGGACACCTTAGATCTTGGTGGGGACGGACAGGATATAGTGGTCATTGGAATTGGACAGCATTTCCGGGCCTTCCCACTGGAGTTCTTCATCCACAGGCTCCTCAATATCCGTCGAGCGATCTTACGACTGCAGGCCCGCAGCCCCCAGACCCAGGTCTTCATCAAACTGGAGAACACCAGGGAGTTCAGCTCAATGATTCTGCGTCTGAGTGACTGGTACGGCCACAtgcagaacctggctcagaggaaGGTGTTTGGGGACCTGAAGGTGGGCCTGGTAGATGCCTGGGACATGTCAGTAGCTACCAACACCTTTGCTGTCCACCCTAATGACATTGTAGTCTCCAATGAGGTCGCTGTGGTTCTGTCTCACCTCTGTCATCATCCATAG